A single genomic interval of Natranaerovirga pectinivora harbors:
- the rd gene encoding rubredoxin: protein MQKWVCVVCGYEYDPEVGDPDSGVAPGTAFEDIPDDWVCPLCGVGKDDFEKVD, encoded by the coding sequence ATGCAAAAATGGGTATGTGTTGTATGCGGATATGAATATGATCCAGAAGTAGGAGATCCAGATAGTGGAGTAGCTCCAGGAACAGCTTTTGAAGATATTCCAGATGATTGGGTTTGTCCACTTTGTGGAGTAGGTAAAGATGATTTTGAAAAAGTTGATTAA
- a CDS encoding DNA polymerase III subunit alpha, with product MEQLKFTHLHVHTEYSLLDGSSKIKELLSVVKEQGMDSIAITDHGVMFGVIDFYKEAKKQGIKPIIGCEVYVAPRTRFDKEPKVDDKNYHLVLLAENQKGYENLMKLVSRGFIDGFYYRPRIDYDILRENSEGLIGLSACLGGEVSNKMLNYSYDLAKEAALTYQEILGKNNFFLELQDHGYKEQKTVNQQLIRLSEDTGIPLVATNDIHYTYKEDVEAHDILLCIQTNKKVDDEDRMRYSGGQFYCKSPEEMYKIFPYAKKALENTYEIAQRCQVEFEFGVTKLPKYDVPEGYTASGYLRKICYEGLNNKYKEITEELKERLDFELSIIEQMGYVDYFLIVWDFIKYAKDNDIIVGPGRGSAAGSLVSYTLQITNIDPIRYQLLFERFLNPERISMPDIDIDFCYERRQEVIDYVVGKYGDDRVVQIITFGTMSARAVIRDVGRALNMPYAAVDRIAKIIPTELGITIDRALEISKELADLYKADEEVKYLIDMSKRLEGIPRHSSVHAAGVVISQKEVVEYVPLSRSNSDDAITTQFTMTTLEELGLLKMDFLGLRTLTVIQNAVKQVYHTRGIEIDIDTIHESDEGVYDLIGAAKTEGVFQLESAGMKSFMKELKPRNLEDIIAGISLYRPGPMDFIPKYLKGKNNKDSITYLCKELEPILKPTYGCIVYQEQVMQIVRDLAGYTLGRSDLVRRAMSKKKTDVMEEERKNFIYGNEKEGVKGCVNNGISEEVANMIFDEMTDFAKYAFNKSHAAAYAIVAYQTAWLKYYYPLEFMAALMTSVMDNSTKVSEYIANCKQMNIQLLPPDINDGYGHFSVSGSAIRYGLAAIKNVGKTAIQGLVQEREEGGLYTSITNFIERLSNKDLNKRTIESLIKAGAFDSLGGNRKQFMIAYKTILDSVVQGRKRTIEGQMNLFDLGEEKGLEKLEESLPNVDEYPQEALLAYEKEVLGIYISGHPLGEYEKEWRRNISATSLEFINNEEEDNEEPKLIDGQKVIIGGIITNKVIKTTRTNQLMAFVTVEDLFGTVEVIIFSRDYEAYKDWLNEDEKIYVQGRVSVNEETKLVCEKIIQFEKIPTELWLKFDDLNAYQGLKNNLDVILKQYEGTNEVYIYLSDQKAVKKIKEKAAIGHGLILALNELMGSENVKVNKKTIDKVFKFK from the coding sequence ATGGAACAACTAAAGTTTACCCATCTCCATGTACATACAGAGTACAGTTTGTTAGATGGGTCAAGTAAAATTAAAGAATTATTAAGTGTTGTTAAAGAACAAGGTATGGACAGTATAGCTATTACAGACCATGGCGTTATGTTTGGTGTAATAGATTTTTATAAAGAAGCTAAAAAACAAGGAATTAAGCCGATTATTGGCTGTGAAGTCTATGTGGCACCTAGAACCCGCTTTGATAAAGAACCAAAGGTGGATGATAAGAATTATCACTTGGTTTTATTAGCTGAGAATCAAAAAGGTTATGAGAACTTAATGAAATTGGTTTCAAGAGGGTTTATTGATGGGTTTTATTATCGTCCTAGAATAGATTACGATATTCTAAGAGAGAATAGTGAAGGTTTAATTGGCTTAAGTGCTTGTCTTGGTGGAGAAGTGTCTAATAAGATGCTGAATTATTCCTATGATTTAGCTAAGGAAGCAGCATTAACTTATCAAGAAATTCTAGGGAAGAATAATTTCTTTTTAGAATTACAAGACCATGGGTACAAAGAGCAAAAAACAGTGAATCAACAATTGATTCGATTAAGTGAAGACACAGGCATTCCCCTTGTAGCCACCAATGACATTCACTATACCTATAAAGAAGATGTGGAAGCCCACGATATTCTTTTGTGTATACAAACCAATAAAAAAGTGGATGACGAAGATAGAATGCGTTACAGTGGTGGACAATTTTATTGTAAATCCCCAGAAGAAATGTATAAGATATTTCCATATGCAAAGAAAGCATTAGAAAATACATACGAAATTGCACAGAGATGCCAGGTAGAATTTGAATTTGGAGTGACAAAACTTCCAAAATATGATGTACCGGAGGGGTATACAGCAAGTGGTTATTTAAGAAAGATTTGTTATGAAGGTTTGAACAATAAATACAAGGAAATAACAGAAGAGTTAAAGGAAAGATTAGACTTTGAGTTATCCATTATAGAGCAAATGGGCTATGTGGATTACTTCCTAATTGTATGGGATTTTATAAAATATGCCAAAGACAATGATATTATTGTAGGACCAGGTAGAGGGTCTGCAGCAGGTAGTTTGGTGTCTTATACATTACAAATTACTAATATTGATCCCATTAGATACCAATTGCTTTTTGAAAGATTTCTTAATCCTGAGAGAATTAGTATGCCAGATATTGATATTGACTTTTGTTATGAAAGAAGACAAGAAGTCATTGATTATGTTGTAGGCAAGTATGGGGATGATAGAGTTGTTCAAATCATAACATTTGGAACAATGTCAGCTAGAGCTGTTATTAGAGATGTTGGTAGAGCCCTTAATATGCCTTATGCAGCAGTGGATAGAATTGCAAAAATTATACCAACAGAATTAGGCATTACCATAGATAGAGCATTAGAGATTAGCAAAGAATTGGCAGATTTGTATAAAGCCGATGAAGAAGTGAAGTATCTTATTGATATGTCTAAAAGGTTAGAGGGCATACCAAGACATTCATCTGTTCATGCAGCAGGGGTTGTTATTAGTCAAAAAGAGGTTGTAGAGTATGTCCCTTTATCAAGGTCAAACTCAGATGATGCCATTACAACTCAGTTCACTATGACAACATTAGAGGAACTTGGTCTTTTGAAAATGGACTTTTTAGGTCTTAGAACTTTAACGGTTATTCAAAATGCAGTGAAGCAAGTGTACCATACAAGGGGTATTGAAATAGATATAGATACAATTCATGAAAGTGATGAAGGGGTATATGATCTTATAGGTGCAGCAAAAACAGAAGGTGTTTTTCAATTAGAAAGTGCTGGCATGAAAAGCTTTATGAAAGAGTTAAAGCCTAGGAACTTAGAAGATATCATAGCAGGAATTTCTTTGTATCGTCCAGGACCAATGGATTTTATTCCTAAGTATTTAAAGGGCAAGAATAATAAAGATTCAATCACATACTTATGTAAAGAGTTAGAACCTATACTAAAACCTACTTATGGTTGTATCGTTTATCAAGAGCAAGTTATGCAAATTGTAAGGGATTTAGCAGGATATACCCTTGGTAGAAGTGACTTGGTACGACGTGCTATGTCAAAGAAAAAAACCGATGTAATGGAAGAAGAAAGAAAGAATTTTATATATGGGAATGAAAAAGAAGGGGTAAAAGGCTGTGTCAACAATGGTATTAGTGAAGAAGTGGCTAATATGATTTTTGATGAAATGACGGATTTTGCCAAATACGCTTTTAATAAATCCCATGCAGCAGCTTATGCCATAGTAGCTTATCAAACAGCGTGGTTAAAATACTATTATCCTCTTGAATTTATGGCAGCTTTAATGACTTCAGTTATGGATAACTCAACCAAGGTATCTGAGTATATTGCAAACTGTAAGCAAATGAATATCCAGTTATTACCACCGGATATTAATGATGGCTATGGACATTTTTCAGTTTCAGGGAGTGCCATAAGATATGGGTTAGCAGCCATTAAAAATGTTGGTAAGACAGCCATACAAGGGTTAGTCCAAGAAAGAGAAGAAGGTGGCTTATATACCAGTATCACCAATTTTATTGAAAGATTAAGCAATAAAGACCTTAATAAGAGAACCATAGAAAGTCTTATAAAAGCAGGGGCCTTTGATTCCCTTGGTGGCAATAGAAAACAGTTTATGATTGCTTATAAAACCATACTAGATAGTGTGGTTCAAGGTAGAAAAAGAACCATAGAAGGTCAAATGAACTTATTTGATCTTGGTGAAGAAAAAGGTTTAGAAAAACTAGAAGAAAGTCTTCCCAATGTTGATGAATACCCACAAGAAGCTTTGCTTGCCTATGAAAAAGAAGTCCTTGGTATATACATTAGTGGTCATCCCCTTGGAGAGTATGAAAAAGAGTGGCGAAGAAATATCTCAGCCACCAGCCTTGAATTTATTAATAACGAGGAAGAGGATAATGAAGAACCTAAGTTGATAGATGGACAAAAAGTGATTATTGGTGGGATTATTACCAATAAGGTCATCAAAACCACAAGAACCAATCAACTTATGGCATTTGTTACAGTAGAGGATTTGTTTGGCACAGTGGAAGTTATTATTTTTTCAAGGGATTACGAAGCTTATAAAGATTGGTTAAATGAAGATGAAAAAATTTATGTGCAAGGTAGAGTTAGTGTGAATGAAGAAACAAAACTGGTATGTGAGAAAATCATTCAATTTGAGAAAATACCTACTGAATTGTGGTTGAAATTTGATGACTTAAATGCCTACCAAGGTTTAAAGAATAATCTGGATGTGATTTTGAAACAATATGAAGGAACTAATGAGGTATACATATATCTTAGTGACCAAAAAGCGGTTAAGAAAATAAAAGAAAAAGCAGCCATAGGTCATGGATTGATTCTTGCCCTTAATGAATTAATGGGTAGTGAAAATGTAAAAGTAAACAAAAAAACAATAGATAAAGTCTTTAAGTTCAAGTAG
- a CDS encoding DUF4234 domain-containing protein: MQKRSIGVSILLTFLTCGIYNIFWIYGMADDLIRYNGESESSAGLEILLGFLTCGLYFYYWYYKMGKRVYNAQVKANMYANDDSVLLLILSIFRLSIISDAIIQHKINEICDNHNHYRVEY; the protein is encoded by the coding sequence ATGCAAAAAAGAAGTATTGGTGTGTCAATTCTTTTAACATTTTTGACTTGTGGAATATATAATATATTCTGGATCTATGGAATGGCTGATGATTTAATTCGTTATAATGGGGAAAGTGAAAGTAGTGCAGGTTTAGAAATTTTACTTGGATTTTTAACTTGTGGACTTTATTTCTACTATTGGTATTATAAAATGGGTAAAAGAGTCTACAATGCCCAAGTTAAAGCCAATATGTATGCTAACGATGATTCAGTATTGCTTCTTATACTTTCTATTTTTAGACTAAGCATCATATCAGATGCCATCATACAGCATAAAATAAATGAAATCTGTGACAATCATAATCACTACAGAGTAGAATATTAA
- a CDS encoding TrkH family potassium uptake protein has protein sequence MIIKKKKRFTIDLSPAQILVLGFLFVIFLGGFLLNLPIASRDGDSVGFINAIFTATSAVCVTGLVVVNTLAHWTLFGQIVILVLIQIGGLGFMTMTTAIFILIGRKITLKERLIIQEALNEYTLSGMVRLIRKILLGTFIIEGMGAILLSIRFVPMYGLSRGIFMSIFHSVSAFCNAGFDIIGGNSLTPFAGDLLVNVIIILLIVLGGLGFTVWWDIIRVGKEKVAKNHSFKRFFQKLTLHTKLVLVISSFLIMLGFVFFFLVEFNNPNTLGQMSLPNKILAALFQGVTPRTAGFNTFDLSLMNDASKFMTIILMFIGGSPAGTAGGVKTVTIGVIVLSVLSVIKGKERTEVFNRTIPRDVLRRALAVIVISLGVVISVTMLLSLSETGDFMDIFFESTSAFATVGLSLGFTSTLTYFGRIIIAITMFIGRLGPVTMALAFSLRSNKNKGQVKKPEERVMVG, from the coding sequence TTGATTATAAAAAAGAAAAAACGGTTTACTATAGATCTATCACCAGCCCAAATTTTGGTTTTGGGTTTTCTATTTGTTATTTTTTTGGGTGGATTTTTATTAAATCTTCCTATAGCAAGTAGGGATGGAGATAGTGTTGGCTTTATTAATGCAATATTTACAGCAACATCGGCAGTTTGTGTTACGGGGTTAGTAGTGGTTAATACTCTTGCCCATTGGACATTGTTTGGACAAATTGTTATTTTGGTTTTGATTCAAATAGGTGGACTTGGTTTTATGACTATGACCACGGCAATTTTTATACTTATAGGAAGAAAGATTACTTTAAAAGAGCGATTAATCATTCAAGAGGCTTTAAATGAATACACCCTTTCAGGAATGGTAAGATTAATTAGAAAAATACTATTGGGAACATTTATTATTGAAGGCATGGGTGCAATATTGCTATCAATAAGATTTGTACCAATGTATGGGTTGAGTAGAGGCATCTTTATGTCCATATTTCATTCTGTTTCAGCCTTCTGTAATGCTGGATTTGATATTATTGGAGGGAATAGTTTAACACCATTTGCAGGGGATTTATTGGTTAATGTTATTATCATACTGTTGATTGTGTTAGGTGGCCTTGGATTTACTGTTTGGTGGGATATTATAAGAGTAGGAAAAGAAAAAGTTGCAAAAAACCATTCTTTTAAAAGGTTTTTCCAAAAACTTACGCTCCACACAAAATTAGTATTGGTTATTAGTTCTTTTTTAATTATGTTAGGATTTGTTTTCTTTTTCCTTGTAGAATTTAATAATCCAAATACCTTAGGTCAAATGAGTTTGCCTAATAAGATATTAGCTGCCTTGTTCCAAGGTGTAACACCGAGAACAGCTGGGTTTAATACATTTGATTTAAGTTTAATGAACGATGCTTCAAAATTTATGACCATTATTTTAATGTTCATTGGAGGATCACCAGCAGGTACAGCTGGTGGTGTAAAAACAGTAACAATAGGTGTTATTGTTCTATCAGTCTTATCGGTTATAAAGGGTAAGGAAAGAACAGAAGTATTCAATAGAACAATACCAAGAGATGTTTTACGTAGAGCATTAGCTGTTATTGTTATAAGTTTAGGTGTTGTTATTAGTGTGACCATGTTATTATCTTTATCAGAAACAGGAGATTTTATGGATATATTCTTTGAGTCCACATCTGCCTTTGCCACAGTTGGATTAAGTCTAGGGTTTACATCTACTTTAACTTATTTTGGTAGAATTATTATAGCCATAACCATGTTTATAGGAAGACTAGGTCCTGTAACAATGGCCCTTGCTTTCTCTTTAAGAAGCAATAAAAATAAAGGACAAGTCAAAAAACCAGAAGAAAGAGTAATGGTTGGTTAG
- a CDS encoding ABC transporter ATP-binding protein — translation MLKTENLTKGFLNKKALKNVSIEIPQGVICGILGPNGSGKTTLMKIAAGLVNPTSGSIFFKNINIGSKTKSRIAYMPTEQFLYGFMTIKTVGQYFNDFYDDFNMEKYKRLIEFMKLEMTTKVSSLSTGMGAKLKIAATLSRNADLFMLDEPLNGIDLVTREKIIQTIVETANENNTILISSHLVDEMEKILSSVLYLRDGEIIIQGDANVIRSEHGKSIVDLYKEVFA, via the coding sequence ATGTTAAAAACAGAAAATTTGACAAAAGGCTTCTTAAATAAAAAAGCCTTGAAAAATGTCAGTATCGAAATTCCCCAAGGGGTCATTTGTGGTATTCTTGGACCAAATGGAAGTGGAAAAACAACTCTAATGAAAATAGCTGCTGGTCTCGTTAACCCAACATCAGGTTCTATCTTTTTTAAGAATATCAACATAGGATCAAAAACAAAGTCAAGAATCGCTTACATGCCTACAGAACAATTTCTTTATGGTTTTATGACGATTAAAACTGTAGGACAGTATTTTAATGACTTTTACGATGATTTTAATATGGAAAAGTACAAGAGATTGATTGAGTTTATGAAACTAGAGATGACAACTAAAGTAAGTAGTCTATCAACAGGAATGGGTGCAAAACTTAAAATAGCCGCCACCTTATCTAGAAATGCAGACCTATTTATGTTAGACGAACCCCTAAATGGTATTGATCTCGTCACAAGAGAAAAAATTATTCAAACTATAGTAGAAACAGCTAATGAAAACAATACCATCTTAATATCAAGTCATCTAGTAGATGAAATGGAGAAAATTCTTAGTAGTGTTCTTTATCTTAGAGATGGTGAAATCATTATTCAAGGTGATGCCAATGTCATACGATCTGAACATGGTAAGTCTATTGTAGATTTATATAAGGAGGTATTTGCCTAA
- the pfkA gene encoding 6-phosphofructokinase translates to MKEINTIGVLTSGGDAPGMNAAIRAVVRMGLAKGKRVMGIRKGYNGLINEDIIDMNARSVSDIIQRGGTILYTARCQDFFTIEGQTKGANICRKYGIDGLVIIGGDGSFKGAAALSELGINTIGVPGTIDLDINCTDYTIGFDTAVNTAMEAIDKIRDTSTSHERCSVVEVMGRHAGYIALWCGICNGSEDVLLPEKGKISTKQIINNIIANRKKGKKHHLIIVAEGVGGTEKLAREIEEKTGIETRATILGHLQRGGSPSAVDRMHASMMGAYAVDLLCEGKSNRVVAYKDGKYVDFDIEEGRNMIKVIDDRKFQVSQILDKYTL, encoded by the coding sequence ATGAAAGAAATTAATACAATTGGTGTTTTAACAAGTGGTGGCGATGCTCCTGGCATGAATGCAGCCATAAGAGCTGTTGTCAGAATGGGATTGGCTAAAGGAAAAAGAGTAATGGGCATTCGAAAGGGTTATAATGGTTTGATCAATGAAGATATTATAGATATGAATGCAAGAAGTGTTTCAGACATTATTCAAAGAGGTGGAACCATATTATATACAGCCCGTTGCCAAGATTTTTTCACAATAGAGGGTCAAACAAAAGGGGCAAATATATGTAGAAAATATGGCATTGATGGATTGGTTATTATTGGTGGTGATGGTTCTTTTAAAGGAGCAGCAGCCTTAAGTGAACTAGGGATTAATACCATAGGGGTTCCAGGAACCATAGATTTGGATATTAACTGTACTGATTACACTATTGGGTTTGATACAGCAGTGAATACGGCAATGGAAGCAATAGATAAAATCAGAGACACATCCACGTCTCACGAAAGATGTAGTGTTGTAGAAGTAATGGGTAGACATGCAGGATATATCGCACTGTGGTGTGGTATTTGTAATGGTTCAGAAGATGTTTTATTACCTGAAAAAGGGAAGATATCTACAAAACAAATTATTAATAATATTATTGCCAATAGAAAAAAAGGTAAAAAACATCACCTTATTATTGTTGCTGAAGGTGTAGGTGGCACAGAAAAATTAGCAAGAGAGATTGAAGAAAAAACTGGAATAGAAACTCGAGCAACAATACTTGGACATTTACAAAGAGGCGGAAGTCCATCAGCTGTGGACAGAATGCATGCTTCAATGATGGGCGCCTATGCTGTTGATCTTTTATGTGAAGGCAAAAGCAATAGAGTGGTTGCTTACAAAGATGGTAAGTATGTTGACTTTGATATTGAAGAAGGTAGAAATATGATTAAAGTAATTGATGATAGAAAATTCCAAGTTAGTCAAATATTAGATAAATATACTTTATAA
- a CDS encoding L-cystine transporter: MSTFLSVLINIIVMVGIVCGLFVLQKKHVSFTKRVLLGLGIGILFGAILQLIYGSSSEVVRESNTWFSLIGTGYVRLLRMIVIPLIFVSITSAIINQNNKNLGKMAGWIIGVLLITTAISAFVGAGTASIFNLSSEGLHVGESEILATERLENRLVDFQSKPFQQQFVEIIPLNPFYAMTGQGSNATLSVVLFAVLLAIATLGLRRKQPESAEFISKMVKSLHDVIMRLVTLVLRLTPYGVLALMTRVVSTSDFNEITRLITFVVANYVAMIVMLVIHLIILALFKLNPFTFLKKSAPVLSFAFTSRTSAGALPLNVETQVDKLGVSEGHANLSASLGLSIGQNGCAGIYPAMLAVMIAPTVGINPLNPVFLIQLIVITTLASFGIAGVGGGATFAALTVLSAMGLPVGLVGLLIAIEPLIDMGRTALNVSGAMVSGLVSGKVMNEVDLEVYSSPLSEN, translated from the coding sequence ATGAGTACGTTTTTATCTGTATTAATTAATATTATTGTTATGGTAGGGATCGTTTGTGGTTTGTTTGTGTTACAGAAGAAACATGTTTCATTTACTAAAAGAGTACTTCTTGGTTTGGGTATAGGTATCCTTTTTGGCGCTATATTGCAATTGATTTATGGTTCATCTTCTGAGGTGGTTAGGGAATCTAACACCTGGTTTTCTCTGATTGGAACAGGATATGTAAGATTATTAAGAATGATTGTTATTCCTCTAATTTTTGTATCTATTACCAGTGCTATCATCAATCAAAACAATAAAAACCTTGGTAAAATGGCAGGATGGATTATTGGGGTATTATTAATTACAACGGCTATTTCAGCTTTTGTAGGGGCTGGAACAGCCAGCATCTTTAATTTATCATCTGAAGGGTTACATGTAGGAGAAAGTGAAATTCTTGCTACAGAGAGATTAGAGAATAGGTTGGTTGATTTTCAATCTAAACCATTCCAACAGCAATTTGTTGAGATTATTCCTTTGAATCCTTTTTATGCTATGACAGGTCAAGGAAGCAATGCAACATTATCAGTGGTACTATTTGCAGTATTACTGGCTATTGCAACTTTAGGACTTAGAAGAAAGCAGCCTGAATCAGCAGAGTTTATTAGTAAAATGGTGAAGTCATTACATGATGTCATTATGCGACTAGTGACATTGGTCTTAAGATTAACACCTTATGGTGTTTTGGCATTAATGACAAGAGTGGTTTCTACAAGTGATTTCAATGAAATTACAAGATTAATTACATTTGTTGTTGCCAATTATGTAGCAATGATCGTAATGCTTGTGATTCACTTAATCATTTTAGCTTTATTCAAATTAAATCCTTTTACATTCCTAAAAAAATCTGCACCTGTTTTATCATTTGCATTTACATCAAGAACTAGTGCTGGTGCATTACCACTTAATGTAGAAACACAAGTAGATAAATTAGGGGTTTCAGAAGGGCATGCCAACCTTTCAGCATCATTAGGTCTTAGTATAGGGCAAAATGGTTGTGCAGGTATTTATCCAGCCATGTTAGCTGTTATGATAGCACCTACAGTAGGGATTAATCCTTTAAATCCTGTATTTTTAATTCAACTTATTGTTATTACAACTTTGGCTTCCTTTGGAATCGCAGGTGTTGGTGGTGGCGCTACATTTGCAGCATTAACAGTTTTATCAGCTATGGGATTACCTGTTGGTTTAGTAGGGCTTTTAATTGCTATAGAGCCACTGATTGATATGGGAAGAACAGCTTTGAATGTAAGTGGTGCTATGGTTTCAGGATTGGTATCAGGAAAAGTAATGAATGAAGTGGACCTAGAAGTGTATTCAAGTCCCCTTAGTGAGAATTAG